A part of Rhodohalobacter barkolensis genomic DNA contains:
- a CDS encoding DUF6364 family protein, producing the protein MKEKLTLSIDKETKKRAKRHAKAMGKSISEIVEEYFNEISSSEEWSPPEGSVVEKLAGSLPIDDNRSYKEILAEELQKKYTVDEDSD; encoded by the coding sequence ATGAAAGAAAAGTTGACTCTTTCTATAGATAAGGAGACTAAAAAGAGAGCTAAACGCCACGCTAAAGCCATGGGCAAAAGTATATCTGAAATCGTCGAAGAGTATTTTAATGAAATTTCCTCTAGTGAAGAATGGAGTCCGCCGGAAGGATCTGTAGTAGAGAAGTTAGCCGGCAGTTTACCCATTGATGACAATCGTTCTTACAAAGAGATCTTAGCAGAAGAATTGCAAAAAAAATACACTGTTGATGAAGATTCTGATTGA
- a CDS encoding type II toxin-antitoxin system VapC family toxin, producing the protein MKILIDSDVCIDFLTGRAPHFMYSQKLFWKAENNQLDAVVSPESFSNIFYVLRKFYTSEHIITKLNGMRSLVEVANLNGSVIDQALNAGWSDFEDAIQHFYAIDSSCEAIITRNLRDYKKAKLQVFTPFELIEQL; encoded by the coding sequence ATGAAGATTCTGATTGACAGCGATGTCTGTATCGATTTTCTGACAGGCAGAGCACCACATTTTATGTATTCTCAGAAATTATTCTGGAAGGCTGAAAATAATCAATTGGATGCAGTTGTGAGCCCGGAGTCATTTTCAAACATATTTTATGTGCTTCGCAAATTCTATACTTCAGAACACATAATTACAAAACTAAATGGAATGCGCTCACTAGTTGAGGTGGCTAACTTAAATGGTTCTGTAATTGACCAGGCATTGAATGCAGGATGGAGTGATTTTGAAGATGCCATCCAACATTTTTACGCAATTGATTCATCATGCGAGGCGATTATAACGAGAAATCTGAGAGACTATAAAAAAGCTAAGCTTCAGGTGTTTACTCCTTTCGAATTGATAGAGCAACTTTGA